Proteins from one Palaemon carinicauda isolate YSFRI2023 chromosome 26, ASM3689809v2, whole genome shotgun sequence genomic window:
- the LOC137619993 gene encoding myosin heavy chain, clone 203-like — MDKLFEKTWPYLVLTALCGVAVLREASGNHLRYIFAGVNRDGHGNVFWIEKFLLFVGLGTFLLFDLRQGKRRKTDEEKEGDLKRNIPEICVTLKDQVKNLDVIVVNMTKIQELERKLKETKDFKKKEELGNILRFTKKQLEHQALEDKIRCLEDQKNLLEKQMAAYERSKAELEEKLLQIKEENKDLKKTANEVAKRNDDLNNQVMSLTAHLAESNCRLVQLQTDADKMHKNLCKVTEEMMQMEKHIKAQAETINRCKNDKEEMQLKVQDLQKEVSFLLQVKQHLECHLQEKDTRLRDQNALLQERDGRLQEMTKKANAIDGENNRLQDELRQLQREKEQCLRDLENVKMQKKQQEETNARLQQQISVLMRWREGVAFGLRKTDDKLANGAP, encoded by the coding sequence atggataagttatttgaaaagacttggccttacttgGTCCTCACAGCTCTCTGCGGAGTCGCCGTGCTCCGTGAAGCCTCCGGGAATCATCTTCGGTACATCTTCGCTGGAGTCAACCGTGATGGTCATGGCAACGTCTTCTGGATCGAAAAATTCCTTCTCTTTGTTGGCCTTGGAACATTTCTTTTATTTGATCTGAGACAAGGAAAACGACGAAAGACtgatgaagaaaaagaaggagacttGAAGAGAAACATTCCGGAGATCTGTGTCACACTAAAAGACCAAGTAAAGAATCTTGATGTGATTGTCGTTAATATGACAAAGATTCAGGAGCTGGAGCGCAAGTTGAAAGAAACAAAGGATTTTAAGAAGAAAGAAGAGTTGGGGAATATCTTAAGATTTACAAAGAAGCAGTTGGAGCATCAGGCCTTGGAAGACAAGATCCGTTGCCTTGAGGATCAGAAGAATCTTTTGGAAAAGCAGATGGCGGCTTATGAAAGGTCTAAAGCTGAACTGGAAGAAAAgctccttcagatcaaagaagaaaacaaagacctGAAGAAAACTGCTAATGAAGTGGCCAAAAGAAATGATGACTTGAACAACCAGGTGATGAGTCTGACAGCTCACTTGGCTGAGAGCAATTGCCGGCTCGTTCAGCTACAGACTGATGCAGATAAGATGCACAAGAATCTGTGTAAAGTGACTGAAGAAATGATGCAGATGGAAAAGCACATCAAGGCACAAGCCGAGACAATCAACCGATGTAAGAATGACAAGGAAGAGATGCAACTTAAAGTTCAAGATCTACAAAAAGAAGTAAGTTTCCTTTTGCAAGTGAAGCAACATCTGGAATGCCACCTACAAGAAAAAGACACCAGACTCCGGGATCAGAATGCGTTGCTGCAAGAGAGAGACGGTCGTCTTCAGGAGATGACCAAGAAAGCCAACGCCATCGATGGAGAAAATAATCGACTGCAAGATGAGCTGCGGCAGCTACAACGAGAGAAGGAACAGTGTCTCCGTGACCTTGAAAACgtcaagatgcagaagaaacaacaagaggaaacAAACGCTCGACTCCAACAACAAATCTCTGTTCTCATGAGATGGCGTGAAGGTGTCGCCTTTGGCCTGAGGAAAACTGACGATAAGCTCGCCAATGGGGCTCCATAG
- the LOC137619992 gene encoding myosin heavy chain, clone 203-like, with product MDKLIEKTWPYLALSALCGVAVLREASGNHLRYIFAGINRDGHDNVFWIDKFLLFVGLGAVLLFDLRQGKRRKTDEEKEGDLKKSIPELCVNLKEQVKNMDVIVVNMTKIQELEHKLKETEDSKKKEELGNILRFTKKQLEHQALQDKIRCLEDQKNLLEKQMAAYERSKAELEEKLLQIKEEKKDLKKNADEMAKRNDDLNNQVMSLTAHLANYNCQLVQLQNDADKMHKNLCKVTEEMMQMEKHIKAQAETINRCKNDKEEMQLKLQVPQKEVSFLSQVKQHLECQLQEKDTRLRDQNALLQERDGRLQEMTKKANAIDGENNRLQDELRQLQREKEQCLRDLENVKIQKKQKEETNARLQQQINVLMIWREGVAFGLIKTDDQLANVAR from the coding sequence atggataagttAATTGAAAAGACCTGGCCTTACTTGGCCCTCTCAGCTCTCTGCGGAGTCGCCGTGCTCCGTGAAGCCTCCGGGAATCATCTTCGGTACATCTTCGCTGGAATCAACCGTGATGGTCATGACAACGTCTTCTGGATCGACAAATTCCTTCTCTTTGTTGGACTTGGAGCAGTTCTTTTATTTGATCTGAGACAAGGAAAACGACGAAAGACtgatgaagaaaaagaaggagacttGAAGAAAAGCATTCCGGAGCTCTGTGTCAACCTAAAAGAGCAAGTAAAGAATATGGATGTGATTGTCGTTAATATGACAAAGATTCAGGAGTTGGAGCACAAGTTGAAAGAAACAGAGGATAGTAAGAAGAAAGAAGAGTTGGGGAATATCTTAAGATTTACAAAGAAGCAGTTGGAGCATCAGGCATTGCAAGACAAGATCCGTTGCCTTGAGGATCAGAAGAATCTTTTGGAAAAGCAGATGGCGGCTTATGAAAGGTCTAAAGCTGAACTGGAAGAAAAgctccttcagatcaaagaagaaaagaaagacctGAAGAAAAATGCTGATGAAATGGCCAAAAGAAATGATGACTTGAATAACCAGGTGATGAGTCTGACAGCTCACTTGGCTAATTACAATTGCCAGCTCGTTCAGCTACAGAATGATGCAGATAAGATGCACAAGAATCTGTGTAAAGTGACTGAAGAAATGATGCAGATGGAAAAGCACATCAAGGCACAAGCCGAGACAATCAACCGATGCAAGAATGACAAGGAAGAGATGCAGCTTAAACTTCAAGTTCCACAAAAAGAAGTAAGTTTCCTTTCGCAAGTGAAGCAACATCTGGAATGCCAGCTTCAAGAAAAAGACACCAGACTCCGGGATCAGAATGCGTTGCTGCAAGAGAGAGACGGTCGTCTTCAGGAGATGACCAAGAAAGCCAACGCCATCGATGGAGAAAATAATCGACTGCAAGATGAGCTGCGGCAGCTACAACGAGAGAAGGAACAGTGTCTCCGTGACCTTGAAAACGTCAAGATTCAGAAGAAACAAAAAGAGGAAACAAACGCAAGACTTCAACAACAAATCAATGTTCTCATGATATGGCGCGAAGGTGTGGCCTTTGGCCTGATTAAAACTGACGACCAGCTCGCCAATGTGGCTCGTTAG